The Bacteroidota bacterium genome includes a region encoding these proteins:
- a CDS encoding insulinase family protein, which translates to MKKIIRLLPVLILVNTLVSAQNKLPSNFFMKKLPNGLELLVIEDKTVPLATIEIVVKNGSYTEDSAFNGLSHMYEHMFFKANKDLPSQEAFLKRIQELGVVFNGTTSNERVNYFITLSNSKLDEGLHFMNSAIRYPLFLEQEMKNENPVVDGEFQRNESNPVFFLLDDVNRAMWKENYYRKNPIGLHDVIMTCTPEKMRVIQEKYYYPDNAMLVIAGDVEHEAAFANMEKVFGDWKPAGFDPFVKWPVPEIKPLTGVTNLVTINENAQVPIFLIGYHGPDTRNDLKATFAADVFSFILSQANSKLQKDLVETGLAYQVGVSYQTAKFTGPIQIFLVPNPMKVAEAYAVLQQNIDQWTSPDYYTDEQLQTAKNLLAIDDAYGKESTSSFVHTVTYWWASATIDYYTDYVANLQKVTRADINDYINTYIKGKPRVNGLLLSPAMQESVDLKTLGFEVKQ; encoded by the coding sequence ATGAAAAAAATAATCCGATTATTACCCGTGTTGATCCTGGTGAATACACTTGTATCGGCCCAAAACAAGCTTCCTTCCAACTTTTTTATGAAAAAGTTGCCGAATGGATTGGAATTACTTGTAATAGAAGACAAAACCGTTCCTCTTGCAACTATCGAAATTGTTGTAAAAAATGGTTCTTATACTGAGGACAGTGCATTCAATGGTTTGTCGCATATGTACGAACATATGTTTTTCAAGGCAAATAAGGATCTTCCAAGTCAGGAGGCATTTTTAAAACGCATTCAGGAATTAGGTGTTGTTTTTAACGGAACAACAAGTAACGAACGCGTTAACTATTTTATCACACTCAGCAATTCAAAATTAGATGAAGGGTTGCATTTTATGAATTCCGCTATCCGATATCCTTTATTTCTTGAACAGGAAATGAAAAATGAAAATCCGGTTGTTGATGGTGAATTTCAGCGCAATGAATCAAATCCTGTTTTCTTTTTATTGGATGATGTAAATCGCGCAATGTGGAAAGAAAATTATTACAGAAAAAATCCAATTGGATTACACGATGTTATTATGACTTGCACGCCTGAAAAAATGCGTGTAATACAGGAAAAATATTACTATCCTGATAATGCTATGTTGGTAATAGCAGGTGATGTTGAACACGAAGCTGCATTTGCTAATATGGAAAAAGTATTTGGCGATTGGAAACCTGCGGGATTTGATCCATTTGTAAAGTGGCCTGTTCCGGAAATAAAACCATTAACAGGTGTTACAAATCTTGTTACAATAAATGAAAATGCACAAGTGCCTATCTTTTTAATTGGTTATCACGGACCCGATACAAGAAACGATCTAAAAGCAACTTTTGCCGCAGATGTATTTTCATTTATTCTTTCACAGGCGAACAGTAAGTTACAAAAAGATCTTGTGGAAACCGGTTTAGCTTATCAGGTGGGTGTGAGTTATCAAACCGCTAAATTTACCGGACCAATACAAATTTTTCTTGTACCAAATCCGATGAAAGTTGCGGAAGCTTATGCCGTTTTACAACAAAATATCGATCAATGGACTAGTCCGGATTATTATACGGATGAACAATTGCAAACTGCAAAAAATCTATTAGCCATCGACGATGCTTATGGCAAAGAAAGCACCAGCAGTTTTGTGCATACCGTAACCTATTGGTGGGCATCGGCAACAATTGATTATTACACCGATTATGTAGCAAATTTGCAAAAAGTTACACGTGCTGATATTAATGATTATATCAATACTTATATAAAAGGCAAACCACGCGTAAACGGTTTATTATTAAGCCCTGCAATGCAAGAATCAGTTGATCTGAAAACATTAGGTTTTGAAGTAAAACAATAA
- a CDS encoding DUF1684 domain-containing protein: protein MRLSNLSFFLLAVIIGLAACKDNGSAGEEVVKVVGEDYVSAISKHRKETDDFFLSPNSPLPDSVRKDFTGLKYYDIDTNFRVMAKYEEIPNGPVFKIQATGSIADTYKTMGKLHFLLNGIKYSLEVYRNESYVGKGQEVYFIPFYDLTNGNETYAGGRYIDMHTLNGENIILDFNNAYNPYCLYNHEYSCPVPPLQNNLKTEIRAGERL from the coding sequence ATGCGATTATCAAATCTTAGTTTTTTTCTCCTTGCTGTAATAATAGGTTTAGCTGCCTGTAAAGATAATGGTTCTGCAGGGGAAGAAGTTGTGAAAGTAGTGGGGGAGGATTATGTTTCTGCAATATCCAAACACAGAAAGGAGACAGATGATTTTTTTCTCAGTCCAAATTCTCCTTTGCCGGATTCTGTAAGAAAAGATTTTACCGGATTAAAATATTATGATATAGATACCAACTTTAGGGTTATGGCGAAATATGAGGAAATACCTAATGGTCCCGTTTTTAAAATTCAGGCAACGGGAAGTATTGCTGATACTTATAAAACGATGGGTAAATTACATTTTTTGCTGAATGGAATTAAATATTCGTTGGAAGTGTATCGCAATGAAAGTTATGTCGGTAAAGGCCAGGAGGTTTATTTTATTCCCTTTTATGATCTTACAAATGGAAATGAAACCTATGCGGGTGGACGATATATTGACATGCATACATTAAATGGAGAAAATATTATCCTCGATTTTAATAATGCTTATAATCCATATTGTCTTTATAATCATGAATATTCATGTCCTGTTCCGCCCCTTCAAAATAATTTAAAAACAGAAATCAGAGCTGGGGAGAGATTATAA
- a CDS encoding acyl-CoA thioesterase — protein sequence MLQKKVSDSATTFTEIVMPNDTNPMHNLMGGNLLKWMDIACGICGSKHANRIVVTAAVDNVSFNRPIKIGDIVTIHAQVTRAFNTSMEIYVEVSKENFRSHERVKCNEAFYTFVALDDDGRPVASPEIVPENEEERSRYDSAMRRRELRLILSGRMKPEEAKELKAIFLAD from the coding sequence ATGCTACAAAAAAAAGTTTCAGACTCCGCCACTACATTCACCGAAATAGTGATGCCCAACGATACTAATCCCATGCATAATTTGATGGGTGGAAATTTATTGAAGTGGATGGATATTGCCTGTGGTATATGCGGGAGTAAACATGCGAATAGAATTGTGGTAACTGCTGCCGTTGACAATGTGTCGTTTAACCGACCTATTAAAATTGGTGATATCGTTACCATTCATGCACAGGTTACACGTGCATTTAATACGAGCATGGAAATTTATGTGGAGGTTTCGAAAGAAAATTTTCGTTCGCATGAACGCGTAAAATGCAATGAGGCCTTTTACACTTTTGTTGCCCTCGACGATGATGGTAGACCAGTTGCCTCACCCGAAATTGTTCCTGAAAATGAAGAGGAGAGGAGTCGTTACGATTCCGCAATGCGACGCCGTGAGCTTCGCCTAATTCTATCCGGAAGAATGAAACCCGAAGAAGCAAAAGAGTTGAAAGCAATTTTTTTGGCGGATTGA
- a CDS encoding PorT family protein codes for MKKALQTLFLGLFATGMMQAQVGLHLGFQGQFNSTWILNQNNYQLSEMDYEYKLGPAGGIVLGYNWHQNFGAQIELNYALMGQDYSDMVRDFSASYNPDIPNQLYPVLTYRYVDLNYIQVPMLFKYMEGDAKDAIKYHILGGIQLSYLLSANQQYTADVYEKDEQVDIAQGFAPQSYVPDFDNAGGLTPQIDYFNRVDLGVLFDIGVDIYVNDKMYFSPGLRGSFGFLDINSESTRELEPAKGENVYKGSHNAFVGVVVGINFMMPDVKFGDAEE; via the coding sequence ATGAAAAAAGCATTACAAACACTATTTCTGGGCCTTTTTGCTACAGGTATGATGCAAGCGCAGGTGGGACTTCATTTGGGTTTTCAGGGCCAATTTAACAGTACCTGGATACTCAATCAGAATAATTATCAACTTTCTGAAATGGACTATGAGTATAAATTAGGTCCTGCAGGAGGTATAGTGCTTGGCTATAACTGGCATCAAAATTTTGGCGCACAGATAGAATTGAATTATGCTTTAATGGGACAGGATTATTCTGATATGGTTCGTGATTTTAGTGCGAGTTATAACCCTGATATTCCAAATCAACTATATCCAGTGCTTACATACAGATATGTCGATCTTAACTATATTCAGGTTCCTATGTTGTTCAAGTACATGGAAGGTGATGCAAAAGATGCGATCAAATACCATATTTTAGGTGGTATTCAGCTGAGTTATTTATTAAGTGCAAATCAGCAATACACCGCCGATGTATACGAGAAGGATGAACAAGTGGATATAGCACAAGGTTTTGCTCCTCAAAGTTATGTTCCCGATTTTGATAATGCTGGTGGATTAACACCACAAATAGATTATTTCAATAGAGTGGATCTCGGTGTTTTATTCGATATTGGAGTTGACATTTATGTAAATGATAAAATGTATTTTTCTCCGGGATTGAGAGGATCATTTGGATTTTTGGACATCAATTCAGAATCTACAAGAGAACTTGAACCGGCTAAAGGGGAAAATGTGTATAAAGGTTCTCACAATGCATTTGTTGGTGTTGTTGTTGGAATTAATTTCATGATGCCGGATGTGAAATTTGGCGACGCAGAGGAATAA
- a CDS encoding LON peptidase substrate-binding domain-containing protein, which yields MQKFIPIFPLNLVAYPGEKLNLHIFEPRYIQLINECNTEGKTFGIPVVNNKELLEYGTEMKLEKVQKVYDTGEMDIEVVGLQVFRVLEVIDEVPDKLYSGAIISLIHNIEDVNFKLLQELELLATELFDLLDIKENIFKPGFTFTSFKLAHYVGFDFISEYELLRHQHETARQKIIVEHIKKILPAVKQIAEIKTKAKLNGHYRMINPPEGF from the coding sequence ATGCAGAAATTTATACCCATATTTCCACTTAATCTTGTTGCCTATCCTGGCGAAAAACTCAATTTACATATTTTCGAACCACGTTATATTCAATTGATAAATGAATGCAACACTGAAGGTAAAACTTTTGGAATTCCGGTAGTGAACAATAAAGAATTACTGGAATACGGCACGGAAATGAAATTGGAAAAAGTGCAAAAGGTGTACGATACCGGAGAAATGGATATAGAAGTAGTAGGTCTTCAGGTTTTTCGGGTGCTGGAGGTAATTGATGAAGTGCCCGATAAATTATATTCAGGAGCAATTATTTCACTCATACATAATATTGAGGATGTTAACTTTAAACTTTTACAGGAATTGGAATTATTGGCTACAGAACTTTTCGACCTGTTAGATATTAAAGAAAATATTTTCAAACCGGGTTTTACTTTCACTTCATTTAAACTTGCCCATTATGTGGGATTTGATTTTATTTCAGAATACGAACTACTCAGACATCAACATGAAACAGCCCGACAAAAAATAATAGTTGAGCATATCAAAAAAATATTACCTGCAGTAAAACAAATTGCTGAAATTAAAACCAAAGCAAAATTAAATGGGCATTACAGAATGATAAATCCACCTGAAGGGTTTTGA
- a CDS encoding class I SAM-dependent methyltransferase, with amino-acid sequence MDKIAIIWKYLKYRWRAKTAYDVHSPFLFDFIEHVLKNDRDYYIFEEIEELRNQLIHIETELNVIDYGAGSKKGSDPRRKISTIAKNTLITPKFGRLLFYLAEHYGSKNILELGTSLGISTLYLAGAKRNANIISLEGSPEIANFAKQNFTRIHIDQIEIMTGEFSQTLPLALKKLRIIDLAFIDGNHRREPTIRYFEEILPFCHDHSILVFDDIHWSTEMEEAWNHIIKDKRVSLSIDLFFKGIVFLNTDIHEKTNVTVLY; translated from the coding sequence ATGGACAAGATCGCTATTATCTGGAAATATTTAAAATACCGCTGGAGAGCAAAAACCGCGTACGATGTCCATTCGCCCTTTCTATTTGATTTTATTGAGCATGTATTAAAAAATGATCGGGATTATTACATTTTCGAAGAAATTGAAGAGCTTCGCAATCAATTGATCCATATTGAAACGGAGTTAAATGTGATCGATTATGGAGCCGGTTCCAAAAAAGGCAGTGATCCCCGCCGAAAAATCTCCACAATCGCTAAAAACACACTAATCACACCTAAATTCGGACGATTGTTATTTTATCTTGCCGAGCACTACGGATCAAAAAACATTCTTGAACTGGGTACTTCCTTGGGAATCAGCACTTTATACCTTGCAGGAGCTAAAAGAAATGCCAACATCATTTCTTTGGAGGGAAGTCCGGAAATTGCCAATTTCGCAAAACAGAATTTTACCAGAATACATATTGATCAAATTGAGATCATGACCGGCGAATTCTCACAAACTCTGCCTTTAGCACTAAAAAAACTCCGCATTATCGACCTTGCATTTATTGACGGAAACCATAGGCGGGAGCCTACTATTCGTTATTTTGAGGAAATTTTACCCTTTTGCCATGATCACTCCATTTTGGTTTTTGATGATATACACTGGAGCACCGAAATGGAGGAAGCCTGGAACCATATCATCAAGGATAAAAGGGTGTCACTTTCCATCGACCTATTCTTCAAAGGCATTGTTTTTTTAAATACAGATATTCATGAGAAAACGAATGTTACCGTGCTTTATTAA
- a CDS encoding RNA pseudouridine synthase, translating to MDIPEIIFEDNHLIAINKKPGQISQGDKTKDIPLVEIVRQYLKDKYQKPGNVFAGLVHRIDRPVSGVLLFAKTSKANERMGKIIRERNFHKTYWAVVKNKPLEEEGILKHYLIKNPHMNKSFAYPDDRPESKLAILKYKLIGASDRYFLLEVDPETGRHHQIRVQLASMKCPIKGDIKYGFDRTNKDASIHLHARKLEFLHPVKNETVTIIANPPDDAVWNAFMKIIT from the coding sequence ATGGATATACCTGAAATAATTTTCGAAGACAATCACCTGATCGCCATCAATAAGAAGCCGGGACAGATATCACAAGGCGATAAAACTAAAGATATTCCGTTGGTGGAAATTGTAAGGCAGTATCTTAAAGACAAATATCAAAAACCGGGAAATGTTTTTGCAGGCTTAGTACATCGCATAGACCGTCCCGTGAGTGGAGTTTTATTATTTGCAAAAACAAGTAAGGCAAACGAGAGAATGGGAAAAATAATACGCGAAAGAAATTTCCACAAAACCTATTGGGCAGTAGTAAAAAATAAACCTCTAGAGGAAGAAGGAATTCTTAAACATTACCTGATAAAAAATCCGCATATGAATAAGAGTTTTGCATATCCTGATGATCGTCCGGAATCAAAACTCGCCATTTTAAAATATAAACTCATTGGCGCTTCCGACAGATATTTTTTATTGGAGGTAGATCCTGAAACAGGCCGGCATCATCAGATCCGTGTGCAACTGGCCTCCATGAAGTGTCCTATTAAAGGAGATATTAAATATGGCTTCGATCGCACCAATAAGGATGCATCCATACATTTACACGCAAGAAAACTTGAATTTTTACATCCGGTTAAAAACGAAACAGTTACCATAATTGCAAATCCGCCAGATGATGCAGTGTGGAATGCATTTATGAAAATAATAACATAA
- the sucC gene encoding ADP-forming succinate--CoA ligase subunit beta, protein MNLHEYQGKELIKRFGVKIQEGIPVDSPEQAVEAARQLQVETGTNIWIVKAQIHAGGRGKAGGVKVAKSLDEVYEKAQKILGATLVTPQTGVAGKLVRKVLIAQDVYYPGVSETKEFYMSVLLDRDKGKNVIVYSTEGGMDIEEVAEHHPEKLHKEWIDPTVGIMPFQARRIAFNLLLSGDAFKDMVKFVTSIYNAYVGNDCSLLEINPVLKTSDNKIIAVDSKCVIDGNSLYRHADIAGMRDFNEEDATEVEAGAAGLNFVKLDGNVGCMVNGAGLAMATMDIIKSSGGSPANFLDVGGTADAKRVEIAFKIILKDPNVKAILVNIFGGIVRCDRVAQGIIDAYKNIGNISVPIIVRLQGTNADEAKKMIDESGLKVQSAILLQEAADLVKSAVG, encoded by the coding sequence ATGAATCTGCACGAATATCAGGGTAAGGAGCTAATAAAACGATTTGGGGTAAAAATTCAGGAGGGTATTCCTGTTGATTCACCGGAACAGGCGGTGGAAGCTGCGCGGCAGTTGCAGGTGGAAACCGGAACAAATATTTGGATAGTGAAGGCACAAATTCATGCCGGAGGACGCGGAAAAGCAGGTGGTGTTAAGGTTGCCAAGTCGCTGGATGAGGTGTATGAAAAAGCGCAGAAAATATTGGGTGCAACATTGGTTACCCCGCAAACAGGAGTTGCCGGAAAATTGGTGCGCAAAGTTTTAATTGCGCAAGATGTTTATTATCCCGGTGTTTCAGAGACAAAAGAATTTTATATGAGCGTTTTGCTCGATCGCGATAAGGGAAAAAATGTGATCGTTTATTCCACGGAAGGGGGAATGGATATTGAGGAAGTTGCAGAACATCATCCCGAAAAATTGCATAAAGAATGGATAGATCCAACCGTTGGAATTATGCCTTTTCAAGCCCGCAGAATTGCATTTAATTTGTTGTTAAGCGGCGATGCATTTAAGGACATGGTAAAATTTGTAACGAGTATTTACAATGCCTATGTTGGAAACGATTGTTCGTTATTGGAAATAAATCCTGTTTTAAAAACATCCGACAATAAAATAATTGCCGTTGATTCGAAATGTGTGATTGATGGAAATTCTTTGTATCGCCATGCGGACATTGCCGGTATGCGCGATTTTAATGAGGAAGACGCAACGGAAGTGGAAGCAGGTGCTGCCGGATTAAATTTTGTGAAATTAGACGGCAACGTTGGTTGTATGGTAAATGGAGCAGGTTTAGCAATGGCCACCATGGATATTATTAAATCGAGCGGCGGAAGTCCCGCGAATTTTCTAGATGTAGGAGGAACTGCTGATGCAAAACGCGTGGAAATTGCGTTTAAGATCATTTTAAAGGATCCAAATGTAAAAGCGATACTCGTGAATATATTCGGAGGAATTGTCCGCTGCGATCGCGTTGCTCAGGGAATTATTGATGCCTATAAAAATATCGGAAATATTTCTGTTCCAATAATCGTTCGCCTCCAGGGAACAAACGCCGATGAAGCCAAAAAAATGATAGACGAAAGCGGACTGAAGGTGCAAAGTGCAATACTTCTTCAGGAAGCGGCTGATTTGGTAAAGAGCGCAGTTGGATGA
- the ygiD gene encoding 4,5-DOPA dioxygenase extradiol, whose protein sequence is MNRRNFIRTSSLSLFAMQLHDFKDQFDQEVDIKMPVLFVGHGNPMNAIEDNEFTKGWEDTGKLLPVPKAILCVSAHWLTRGTKVAAIADPPTIHDFGGFPQTLFDVQYDAPGSPEFALETQKIITKTTVEIDNEWGLDHGAWSVLVKMFPKADIPVYQLSIDYYQKPEYHYALAKELAGLRKRGVLIIGSGNIVHNLRMAQWNDTAYDWAIEFDETIKKLIENGDHTPIINYETLGKSALLSVPTNDHYLPLLYSLALQEKNESLRFFNDKTTMGAVSMRSIIIGA, encoded by the coding sequence ATGAACAGACGCAATTTTATTCGCACAAGTTCCTTAAGTTTATTCGCTATGCAATTACATGATTTTAAAGATCAGTTTGATCAGGAAGTGGACATTAAAATGCCCGTATTGTTCGTGGGACATGGAAATCCTATGAATGCCATTGAAGATAATGAATTTACAAAGGGTTGGGAAGATACCGGAAAGTTATTGCCTGTTCCCAAGGCAATTTTATGCGTTTCAGCACATTGGCTCACACGTGGAACAAAGGTTGCGGCAATTGCTGACCCTCCTACTATTCACGATTTCGGGGGATTTCCGCAAACTTTATTTGATGTGCAATACGATGCACCCGGTTCACCCGAATTTGCACTGGAGACACAAAAGATCATCACAAAAACAACGGTGGAAATTGATAACGAATGGGGTTTAGACCACGGAGCATGGAGTGTTTTGGTAAAAATGTTTCCAAAAGCAGATATTCCCGTATATCAATTAAGTATAGATTATTACCAAAAACCGGAGTATCACTATGCCCTTGCAAAAGAGCTTGCAGGTTTGCGCAAGCGTGGAGTTCTGATAATTGGCAGCGGAAATATTGTGCATAATCTTCGAATGGCTCAATGGAATGATACTGCTTACGATTGGGCAATAGAATTTGATGAAACAATAAAAAAACTCATCGAAAACGGAGATCATACTCCAATTATTAACTATGAAACTTTAGGTAAATCAGCTTTATTATCTGTGCCTACAAATGATCATTATTTGCCTTTGTTATACAGTCTTGCGCTTCAGGAAAAAAATGAATCGCTTCGTTTTTTTAACGATAAAACCACCATGGGAGCGGTCTCCATGCGGTCGATAATTATTGGTGCATAA
- the dapB gene encoding 4-hydroxy-tetrahydrodipicolinate reductase, with protein MKIKICLAGATGKMGSHLAKAISESKDLEIISALAKNYNTQNLGDVLNLKTIQAEIFDDIVFALRRKPDILIDFTDASIVKRNVIYAIQEKIPVVIGTSGLTEEDFDEIHVEALQNEVGVIAAGNFSISAALMMKFAEMSAKYFPSREIIEYSYDGKQDAPSGTARELASRIAKIKSAENKIIPEDTIGLIESRGANIAGTQIHSVRLPGFNSSCEIIFGTGAERLKIRHDAIDATKPYIDGALLALRKVRSLTGLHRGMDSIINL; from the coding sequence ATGAAAATAAAAATTTGTCTCGCCGGAGCAACAGGCAAAATGGGAAGTCATTTAGCAAAGGCGATATCCGAATCCAAAGATCTGGAAATAATAAGTGCACTTGCAAAAAATTATAATACGCAAAATTTAGGAGATGTATTAAATCTGAAAACAATTCAAGCTGAAATTTTTGATGATATTGTTTTTGCCCTGCGCAGAAAACCCGATATTCTAATTGATTTCACCGATGCATCCATAGTTAAAAGAAATGTGATCTATGCAATACAGGAAAAAATTCCTGTTGTAATAGGAACATCCGGATTAACGGAAGAAGATTTTGATGAAATTCATGTGGAGGCATTACAAAATGAAGTAGGTGTAATTGCTGCGGGTAATTTTTCAATTTCTGCTGCATTAATGATGAAGTTTGCGGAGATGTCGGCAAAATATTTTCCCTCGCGCGAGATCATAGAATATAGTTATGATGGCAAACAGGATGCACCAAGTGGAACAGCACGTGAATTAGCGTCGCGCATAGCAAAAATAAAATCAGCGGAAAATAAAATAATACCTGAAGATACCATTGGATTAATTGAAAGTCGCGGAGCAAATATTGCAGGCACACAAATTCACTCTGTGCGTTTGCCGGGATTTAATAGTTCCTGTGAAATTATTTTTGGAACCGGTGCAGAAAGATTAAAAATACGACATGATGCAATTGATGCTACGAAACCTTATATTGATGGTGCGTTGTTGGCATTGCGCAAGGTTAGATCACTGACAGGGTTACACAGAGGCATGGATAGTATAATTAATCTTTAG
- a CDS encoding MmcQ/YjbR family DNA-binding protein, whose product MDIETFREYCLKKKGVSEEFPFDNDTLVFKVKGKMFALTSLVSDQFQINLKCNTDLISDLRAKYTAVLPGYHMNKNHWNTVVVDGSLSKKELLKMIDHSYDEVVRGMTKKMQEELKKM is encoded by the coding sequence ATCGATATTGAAACCTTCCGCGAATATTGTTTAAAGAAAAAAGGAGTAAGCGAAGAATTTCCTTTTGACAATGATACACTTGTATTTAAAGTAAAAGGAAAAATGTTCGCATTAACCAGTCTTGTTTCAGACCAATTTCAGATAAACCTAAAATGTAATACAGATCTTATTTCAGACCTCAGAGCAAAATATACCGCGGTACTTCCCGGGTATCATATGAACAAAAATCACTGGAATACCGTGGTGGTGGATGGCAGCCTTTCGAAAAAAGAGTTGCTTAAAATGATAGACCATTCTTACGATGAAGTAGTACGAGGCATGACAAAAAAAATGCAAGAAGAATTAAAAAAAATGTAA
- a CDS encoding insulinase family protein, which produces MKKIKLFILLLISISAAQHLFAQDTKEFTIEGIKVIHKYVPKDVISVRLFVEGGTGNYAKDKQGIENVTLNLMVDGGTTKMSKLEFKTAAEKIGTSFGASTNLDYGTLSMTCIKMFWDDSWKLFSDAVLNPAFSENEFALLKEQLIANAKQSMADPDSYLALLSRQVAFEGKDYAKSPEGTPETLESITREDVSNYYKRTIGKKRIFLVVVGNITEADLTEKIKSTLAALPYGVAASSENRVLITQPKKFVEDRDIATNYIRGIMSAPIANTEEGISYRIAMSILGDRYFTELRTKRSLSYAPAAFFANSAISNPYGVIYISTLDPKQSMQVMTDELNKIKREGFTEVELTDKKQEFLTGYYLTLETTGNQADALGAAELSGGWEQLDKITAEVNEAKLADLNKVFDKYSKAIVWTYLGKKDAVKEEDFKQTEETPKKNKPY; this is translated from the coding sequence ATGAAAAAAATTAAATTATTTATATTACTCCTGATCAGTATTTCTGCCGCACAACATTTATTTGCGCAGGATACCAAGGAATTTACCATCGAAGGAATTAAGGTGATACATAAATATGTTCCGAAGGATGTAATCAGTGTTCGACTATTTGTAGAAGGAGGAACCGGAAATTATGCAAAAGATAAACAGGGAATTGAAAATGTTACGCTTAATTTAATGGTTGATGGCGGCACAACAAAAATGTCGAAACTCGAATTTAAAACAGCGGCAGAAAAGATAGGAACCAGTTTTGGTGCATCAACAAATCTTGATTACGGAACATTAAGTATGACCTGTATAAAAATGTTCTGGGACGATTCGTGGAAATTATTCAGCGATGCAGTTTTAAATCCTGCTTTTTCTGAAAATGAATTTGCCCTATTAAAGGAGCAATTAATTGCAAATGCAAAACAATCCATGGCAGATCCTGATAGTTATCTTGCACTTTTATCGCGCCAGGTTGCTTTTGAGGGAAAAGATTATGCAAAATCACCGGAAGGAACACCTGAAACTTTAGAATCCATTACACGCGAAGATGTATCCAATTATTACAAAAGAACAATTGGCAAAAAGAGAATATTTTTAGTGGTGGTTGGTAATATAACTGAAGCTGACCTAACTGAAAAAATTAAATCAACATTAGCTGCCTTACCTTATGGTGTTGCGGCATCATCAGAAAACAGAGTATTAATTACTCAACCAAAGAAATTTGTTGAGGACAGAGATATTGCAACAAATTACATACGCGGAATTATGAGTGCTCCTATTGCAAATACAGAGGAAGGAATTTCTTATCGCATTGCAATGTCAATTTTAGGAGATCGTTATTTTACGGAATTGCGCACTAAAAGAAGTTTATCTTATGCACCAGCAGCATTTTTTGCCAATTCAGCAATTTCGAATCCTTACGGTGTAATTTATATCAGCACACTTGATCCTAAACAAAGTATGCAGGTAATGACCGACGAATTAAATAAAATAAAAAGAGAAGGATTTACCGAAGTGGAATTAACCGATAAAAAACAAGAATTTTTAACGGGATATTATTTAACTCTGGAAACAACCGGCAATCAGGCTGATGCTCTTGGTGCTGCTGAATTAAGTGGTGGTTGGGAACAACTGGATAAAATAACAGCAGAAGTTAACGAAGCAAAATTAGCTGATCTCAATAAAGTTTTCGATAAATATTCCAAAGCAATTGTTTGGACCTATTTAGGAAAAAAAGATGCTGTTAAAGAAGAAGATTTTAAACAAACAGAAGAAACACCGAAGAAAAACAAACCTTATTGA